A region from the Thauera humireducens genome encodes:
- a CDS encoding ABC-type transport auxiliary lipoprotein family protein, whose product MSVRKAHVSSLNRIAARAGLVAVIVLSSACSVLPRPEPVDTYLLPGAPASRMAAQGQGEQALPVSLRVSRPVAGTQLSGQRILVVPDANRVSVYKGANWSEPVPVLLRDRIVEAFRSDGRIAALSSDEQRLQADYEIASELLAFHSEYRDGAPEVVVRLDARLVQRDGRRIVASRLFEARQRPAGVAVPQVVAGFGEASTAVTGALVDWAAGEIARCLPKACAD is encoded by the coding sequence ATGAGCGTCCGCAAAGCCCATGTTTCGTCCCTGAACCGGATCGCGGCCCGTGCCGGCCTCGTTGCCGTGATCGTGCTGTCCTCGGCCTGCTCGGTGCTGCCACGGCCCGAGCCCGTCGACACCTATCTGCTGCCGGGCGCGCCGGCGAGTCGCATGGCTGCGCAAGGGCAGGGGGAGCAGGCCCTGCCCGTGTCGCTGCGGGTGTCCCGCCCGGTGGCGGGCACGCAGCTGTCCGGCCAGCGCATCCTCGTCGTGCCCGACGCGAACCGCGTCAGCGTGTACAAGGGCGCGAACTGGAGCGAACCCGTGCCGGTGCTGCTGCGCGATCGCATCGTCGAGGCCTTCCGCAGCGACGGCCGCATCGCGGCCCTGAGCAGCGATGAACAGCGGCTGCAGGCGGACTACGAGATCGCCAGCGAACTGCTGGCCTTCCACAGCGAGTACCGCGACGGTGCGCCCGAGGTGGTCGTGCGCCTGGACGCGCGCCTGGTCCAGCGCGACGGGCGCCGGATCGTCGCCTCGCGGCTGTTCGAGGCGCGCCAACGCCCGGCGGGCGTGGCGGTGCCGCAGGTGGTGGCGGGCTTCGGCGAGGCATCGACGGCGGTGACAGGCGCGTTGGTGGACTGGGCGGCTGGCGAGATCGCACGCTGCCTGCCGAAGGCCTGCGCCGACTGA
- a CDS encoding ABC transporter substrate-binding protein yields MPFIKSRKVLFGAMALAFAMAAPVHAQQKSVAITAIVEHPALDSVRDGVKEALTAAGYEEGKNLKWQYQSAQGNTGTAAQIARKFVGDKSDVIVAIATPSAQAVAAATKDIPLVFSAVTDPVAAKLVPSMAASGTNITGVSDALELGKQIELIKRVAPNAKRVGMVFNPGEANSVVVLEQLRKLLPEHGMSLVDAAAPRSVDVGSAARSLIGKVDVFYTSTDNNVVSAYEALVKVGMDAKIPLIAADTDSVGRGAVAAYGMDYKALGVQTGQMVVRILKGEKPGAIAPETSNKLELHVNPGAARKQGVTLSEELVKDASKVVQ; encoded by the coding sequence ATGCCTTTCATCAAGTCCCGCAAGGTCCTGTTCGGTGCGATGGCGCTGGCTTTTGCGATGGCGGCACCGGTCCATGCTCAGCAGAAATCCGTCGCGATCACCGCCATCGTCGAGCATCCGGCGCTGGATTCCGTACGTGACGGCGTCAAGGAAGCGCTGACCGCCGCCGGCTACGAGGAAGGCAAGAACCTCAAGTGGCAGTACCAGAGCGCACAGGGCAACACCGGCACCGCGGCGCAGATCGCGCGCAAGTTCGTCGGCGACAAGTCGGACGTGATCGTCGCCATCGCCACGCCCTCGGCCCAGGCCGTGGCTGCGGCGACCAAGGACATCCCGCTGGTGTTCTCGGCGGTGACCGACCCGGTGGCGGCCAAGCTGGTGCCCTCGATGGCCGCGTCGGGTACGAACATCACCGGCGTGTCCGATGCGCTCGAACTCGGCAAGCAGATCGAGCTGATCAAGCGCGTAGCGCCCAACGCCAAGCGCGTCGGCATGGTGTTCAACCCGGGTGAGGCCAACTCGGTGGTGGTGCTGGAGCAGCTGCGCAAGCTACTGCCCGAGCACGGCATGAGCCTGGTCGATGCGGCCGCGCCGCGTTCGGTCGACGTCGGCTCGGCCGCCCGCAGCCTGATCGGCAAGGTCGATGTGTTCTACACCAGCACCGACAACAACGTGGTGTCGGCCTACGAGGCGCTGGTCAAGGTCGGCATGGATGCCAAGATCCCGCTGATTGCCGCCGATACCGACAGTGTCGGGCGCGGCGCGGTGGCCGCCTATGGCATGGACTACAAGGCCCTCGGCGTGCAGACCGGCCAGATGGTGGTGCGCATCCTCAAGGGCGAGAAGCCGGGTGCCATCGCCCCCGAGACCAGCAACAAGCTCGAACTGCACGTGAACCCCGGCGCAGCCCGGAAGCAGGGCGTCACGCTGTCCGAAGAACTCGTCAAGGACGCTTCCAAGGTCGTCCAGTAA
- a CDS encoding ABC transporter permease, with amino-acid sequence MSLYTLLGALEIGLIFSLVALGVYISFRLLRFPDLTVDGSFPLGGAVAATMIAAGYDPFVSTIVATIAGAVAGLITGWLNVRLKIMDLLASILMMIALYSINLRIMGKPNVPLIMEPTVFNLLQPEALADYVFRPLLLVFVVLAVKLMLDAYFATQSGLAIRATGSNARMARAQGVNTGLAVLAGMALSNALVSLAGALFAQTQGGADISMGVGTIVIGLAAVIVGESLLPSRKLYLATIAVIVGAIVYRFFIALALNSDFIGLQAQDLNLVTAVLVTVALVVPKLRAHWSGKKGN; translated from the coding sequence ATGTCCCTCTACACCCTGCTCGGGGCGCTGGAGATCGGCCTGATCTTCAGCCTCGTCGCCCTCGGCGTGTACATCTCCTTCCGCCTGCTGCGCTTCCCCGACCTCACCGTCGACGGCAGCTTCCCGCTCGGCGGCGCCGTGGCCGCCACCATGATCGCGGCCGGCTACGATCCCTTCGTCTCGACCATCGTGGCGACCATCGCCGGCGCGGTCGCGGGGCTGATCACCGGCTGGCTCAACGTGCGCCTCAAGATCATGGACCTGCTCGCCAGCATCCTGATGATGATCGCGCTGTACTCGATCAACCTGCGCATCATGGGCAAGCCCAACGTGCCGTTGATCATGGAGCCCACCGTCTTCAACCTGCTGCAACCCGAGGCGCTGGCGGACTACGTGTTCCGTCCGCTGCTGCTGGTGTTCGTGGTGCTGGCGGTGAAGCTGATGCTCGATGCCTACTTCGCCACCCAGAGCGGTCTGGCGATCCGTGCGACCGGCTCCAACGCGCGCATGGCGCGGGCGCAGGGCGTCAATACGGGGCTGGCGGTGCTGGCCGGCATGGCGCTGTCGAACGCGCTGGTGAGCCTGGCCGGCGCACTGTTCGCGCAGACCCAGGGCGGTGCGGACATCTCGATGGGGGTGGGCACCATCGTCATCGGCCTCGCGGCGGTGATCGTCGGCGAGAGCCTGCTGCCCTCGCGCAAGCTCTACCTGGCGACGATCGCGGTGATCGTCGGCGCCATCGTCTATCGCTTCTTCATCGCACTGGCGCTCAACTCGGACTTCATCGGCCTGCAGGCGCAGGATCTCAACCTCGTCACCGCGGTGCTGGTGACGGTCGCGCTGGTGGTGCCCAAGCTGCGCGCCCACTGGTCCGGAAAGAAGGGGAACTGA
- a CDS encoding error-prone DNA polymerase produces the protein MANEHAELHCLSNFSFQRGASHPEELVAQAAAFGYAAIALTDECSLAGIVRAHRALKALPEDNRPKLIIGSELHLADGPCVVLLATNRAGYGQLSRLVTRARRAADKGTYRITRAMLDGACPDCLALLVPPPGFPPLKDGAEDHLALEADAAWLAQHFPGRAWIAVTTQLDGRDRARITLLRRIARGTGIPAVAASGALMHDAARRPLADVMTALRLHCSVAEAGLALAPNAERRLHDRDTLARRYPPALLAETLAVAARCSFSLDELRYEYPAELVPDGATPASWLRRLVEDGLAWRYRDQTDATAPPSVRTQIEHELALIAELGYEPYFLTVHDIVRFARSQGILCQGRGSAANSAVCWALGITEVDPTLGIMLVERFISRERNEPPDIDVDFEHDRREEVIQYIYRKYGRDRAALAATVISYRARSALRDVGRALGLGETQIERLTREHHWFDGRRILPERLAEAGLDPASPVTRRLVALTEELIGFPRHLSQHVGGFVIARGRLDELVPVENAAMPERTVIQWDKDDLDAVGLMKIDVLALGMLSALRRGLALVSAWRGQSLTLASIPRERHAVYEMLSRADSVGVFQVESRAQMTMLPRLKPHCFYDLVVEVAIVRPGPIQGGMVHPYLHARERAARHEDPMDGLRAEIRGVLARTLGVPIFQEQVMQLAVVAAGFTGGEADQLRRAMGAWRRKGELERYRDKLLQGLADNGYDADFAQRLCQQIEGFGSYGFPESHAASFALLVYASAWLKCFEPAAFLAALLNSQPMGFYSPSQLIQDARRHGVEVRPADVTVSDWDCTLEPAGVQISDPTTPAPTDAGATPPVQPQPAVRLGLRMIHGLGQDAAARIAAARRSHAFADVQELAARARLDAGALRTLAAGGALATLAGHRRQALWQASGAAPLPGVLANAPGGDAAVSLAAPAETEDLLADYARLGFTLGRHPLSFVRDQLARLRFLTATDIARAPDRMLARGAGLVTCRQRPGTAKGTLFVTLEDETGLTNVIVRPELFEQQRRILLGARLMGVFGQISRQGRVVHLVASRVVDHSELLGTLQARSRDFH, from the coding sequence ATGGCGAACGAACATGCCGAACTCCACTGCCTGAGCAACTTCAGCTTCCAGCGCGGCGCCTCTCACCCCGAGGAGCTCGTCGCGCAGGCAGCCGCATTCGGCTACGCGGCCATCGCCCTCACCGACGAATGCTCGCTGGCCGGCATCGTGCGCGCCCATCGCGCACTGAAGGCACTGCCCGAGGACAATCGCCCGAAGCTGATCATCGGCAGTGAGCTGCATCTGGCCGACGGTCCCTGCGTCGTGCTGCTGGCGACCAACCGCGCCGGCTACGGCCAGCTGTCGCGCCTCGTCACCCGCGCCCGGCGCGCCGCCGACAAGGGCACCTACCGGATCACGCGGGCGATGCTCGACGGCGCCTGTCCCGATTGCCTCGCCCTGCTCGTGCCCCCTCCCGGCTTTCCGCCCTTGAAGGACGGCGCAGAAGACCACCTTGCACTGGAGGCTGACGCCGCCTGGCTGGCGCAGCACTTTCCCGGTCGAGCGTGGATCGCGGTGACGACGCAGCTCGACGGCCGCGACCGCGCACGCATCACCTTGCTGCGCCGCATCGCCCGTGGCACCGGCATCCCGGCCGTGGCCGCCAGCGGCGCACTGATGCACGACGCCGCGCGCCGCCCGCTGGCCGACGTGATGACGGCGCTACGCCTGCACTGCAGCGTGGCCGAGGCGGGCCTGGCGCTCGCCCCCAACGCCGAACGCCGGCTGCACGACCGCGACACCCTCGCCCGCCGCTATCCACCCGCGCTGCTCGCCGAAACCCTGGCCGTCGCCGCCCGCTGCAGCTTCAGCCTCGACGAGCTGCGCTACGAATACCCGGCCGAACTCGTGCCCGATGGCGCAACACCGGCCAGCTGGCTGCGCCGCCTGGTGGAAGACGGCCTGGCCTGGCGCTACCGCGACCAGACGGACGCAACGGCACCACCGTCGGTGCGGACCCAGATCGAACACGAACTGGCGCTGATCGCCGAACTCGGCTACGAGCCCTACTTCCTCACCGTGCACGACATCGTCCGCTTCGCCCGCAGCCAGGGCATCCTGTGCCAGGGCCGCGGCTCGGCGGCCAACTCGGCCGTGTGCTGGGCGCTGGGCATCACCGAAGTCGATCCGACCCTGGGCATCATGCTGGTCGAGCGCTTCATCTCGCGCGAGCGCAACGAGCCGCCCGACATCGACGTCGATTTCGAGCATGACCGGCGCGAGGAGGTCATCCAGTACATCTACCGCAAGTACGGCCGCGACCGCGCCGCGCTCGCCGCCACCGTCATCAGCTACCGCGCCCGCAGCGCGCTGCGCGACGTCGGCCGCGCGCTCGGCCTGGGCGAGACGCAGATCGAACGCCTGACGCGCGAGCACCACTGGTTCGACGGCCGCCGCATCCTGCCCGAGCGCCTGGCTGAAGCCGGACTCGACCCCGCCAGCCCGGTCACCCGGCGCCTGGTCGCACTCACCGAGGAACTCATCGGCTTTCCGCGCCACCTGTCGCAGCATGTCGGCGGCTTCGTCATCGCCCGCGGCCGGCTCGACGAGCTGGTGCCGGTCGAGAACGCCGCGATGCCCGAGCGCACCGTGATCCAGTGGGACAAGGACGACCTCGACGCGGTCGGCCTGATGAAGATCGACGTGCTCGCGCTTGGCATGCTGTCGGCGCTGCGCCGCGGGCTGGCGCTGGTGTCGGCCTGGCGCGGGCAGTCATTGACGCTGGCGAGCATTCCGCGCGAACGGCACGCGGTGTATGAAATGCTGTCGCGCGCCGATTCGGTCGGCGTGTTCCAGGTCGAATCGCGCGCGCAGATGACCATGCTGCCGCGCCTCAAGCCGCACTGCTTCTACGACCTGGTGGTGGAGGTCGCCATCGTGCGCCCCGGTCCGATCCAGGGCGGCATGGTCCATCCCTACCTGCACGCGCGCGAACGCGCGGCGCGGCACGAAGACCCGATGGACGGCCTGCGCGCGGAGATCCGCGGCGTGCTGGCGCGCACGCTGGGCGTACCGATCTTCCAGGAACAGGTGATGCAGCTCGCGGTGGTGGCGGCCGGCTTCACCGGTGGCGAGGCCGACCAGTTGCGGCGCGCGATGGGTGCCTGGCGACGCAAGGGCGAGCTCGAGCGCTACCGCGACAAGCTGTTGCAGGGCCTGGCCGACAACGGCTACGACGCCGATTTCGCCCAGCGCCTGTGCCAGCAGATCGAGGGCTTCGGCAGCTACGGCTTTCCCGAATCCCACGCCGCCAGCTTCGCGCTGCTGGTCTATGCCTCGGCCTGGCTGAAGTGCTTCGAACCCGCCGCCTTCCTCGCCGCGCTGCTCAACAGCCAGCCGATGGGCTTCTATTCGCCTTCGCAGCTGATCCAGGACGCACGCCGCCACGGCGTGGAAGTGCGCCCGGCGGACGTCACCGTCAGCGACTGGGACTGCACGCTGGAGCCGGCAGGCGTGCAGATCTCGGACCCGACGACGCCCGCACCGACGGATGCCGGCGCCACCCCCCCCGTTCAGCCACAGCCCGCCGTTCGCCTCGGCCTGCGCATGATCCACGGCCTCGGGCAGGATGCCGCCGCCCGCATCGCCGCGGCCCGCCGCTCGCACGCCTTCGCCGACGTGCAGGAGCTCGCCGCTCGCGCCCGGCTCGATGCCGGCGCGCTGCGCACGCTCGCCGCCGGTGGCGCACTGGCCACGCTGGCCGGTCATCGCCGCCAGGCGCTGTGGCAGGCCAGCGGCGCTGCCCCCCTGCCCGGCGTGCTGGCCAATGCGCCGGGGGGAGATGCGGCCGTCAGCCTCGCCGCCCCGGCCGAGACGGAGGACCTGCTCGCCGACTACGCCCGCCTCGGCTTCACGCTGGGCCGCCATCCGCTGTCATTCGTGCGCGACCAGCTCGCGCGGCTACGCTTCCTCACCGCGACCGACATCGCCCGCGCGCCTGACCGCATGCTCGCTCGCGGCGCCGGACTGGTCACCTGCCGCCAGCGCCCGGGCACCGCCAAGGGCACGCTGTTCGTCACGCTGGAAGACGAGACCGGCCTGACCAACGTCATCGTCCGCCCCGAGCTGTTCGAGCAGCAGCGCCGCATCCTGCTCGGCGCGCGGCTGATGGGCGTGTTCGGCCAGATCAGCCGCCAGGGGCGGGTCGTGCATCTGGTGGCGAGCCGGGTGGTGGACCACTCCGAACTGCTGGGCACGCTGCAGGCCAGGAGCCGCGACTTTCACTGA
- a CDS encoding ABC transporter permease, with translation MTSAGEGAVELSRSAGESRLALSGDWTIAHYGALASRVAALRSQVEPGTRIEVAALGALDTAGVALLHDLLGAMHLAHLAGDASPLGAERRALLKAVADALASEPAAPVRRGYALGDVLEHVGRTTVVFWRHVVDIAGFIGITLQTAFAVLLRPRCWRMTSLVANLERTALDAVPIVALLTFLVGAVVAFLGATVLAEFGASIFTVDLVAYSFLREFGVLLTAIIVAGRTASSFTAQIGSMRANEEVDAIRVLGLDPVELLVLPRVAALLIALPMLTFVAMISGIVGGMLVCAAKLDISPVMFLSVVENNVGITHFLVGMAKAPIFAFLIGIIGCLEGFRVSGSAQSVGEHTTSAVVQSIFTVIVVDAVAALFCMEMGW, from the coding sequence ATGACGAGCGCAGGCGAAGGCGCGGTCGAGTTGTCCCGCAGCGCGGGCGAGAGCCGTCTGGCGCTGAGCGGCGACTGGACGATCGCCCATTACGGTGCGCTCGCGTCGCGCGTCGCGGCCTTGCGGTCGCAGGTCGAGCCCGGCACGCGCATCGAGGTCGCCGCGCTGGGCGCGCTCGACACCGCCGGCGTGGCCTTGCTGCACGATCTGCTGGGCGCCATGCACCTCGCGCACCTGGCCGGCGATGCGAGTCCGCTGGGCGCGGAACGGCGCGCGCTGCTCAAGGCCGTGGCGGATGCCCTCGCGAGCGAACCCGCTGCGCCCGTGCGTCGGGGCTACGCGCTGGGCGACGTGCTCGAGCATGTCGGCCGCACGACGGTGGTGTTCTGGCGCCATGTCGTGGATATCGCCGGCTTCATCGGCATCACGCTGCAGACGGCCTTCGCTGTGCTGCTGCGGCCGCGATGCTGGCGCATGACCTCGCTGGTCGCCAACCTCGAGCGCACGGCGCTGGATGCCGTGCCCATCGTCGCGTTGCTGACCTTCCTGGTCGGTGCGGTGGTGGCCTTTCTCGGCGCCACGGTGCTGGCGGAGTTCGGCGCCAGCATCTTTACCGTCGACCTGGTGGCCTATTCCTTCCTGCGCGAGTTCGGCGTGCTGCTGACCGCGATCATCGTCGCCGGCCGCACCGCGAGTTCCTTCACCGCGCAGATCGGCTCGATGCGCGCCAACGAGGAGGTGGACGCGATCCGCGTGCTCGGGCTCGACCCGGTCGAACTGCTGGTGCTGCCGCGGGTGGCGGCCTTGCTGATCGCGCTGCCTATGCTCACCTTCGTCGCGATGATCTCCGGCATCGTCGGCGGCATGCTGGTGTGCGCCGCGAAGCTCGACATCTCGCCGGTGATGTTCCTGTCGGTGGTGGAGAACAACGTCGGCATCACGCATTTCCTGGTCGGCATGGCCAAGGCGCCGATCTTCGCCTTCCTCATCGGCATCATCGGCTGCCTCGAGGGCTTTCGCGTCAGCGGCAGCGCGCAGTCGGTGGGCGAGCACACGACCTCGGCGGTGGTGCAGTCGATCTTCACCGTGATCGTGGTCGATGCGGTGGCGGCGCTGTTCTGCATGGAGATGGGCTGGTGA
- a CDS encoding ABC transporter ATP-binding protein encodes MKRPGENIIEVRGVRNQFGAQVVHDGLDLDVRRGEILSVVGGSGTGKSVLLRTIVGLNRPAAGTVSVFGEDLLTLPPARRSAVERRFGVLFQKGALFSSLTVAENVALPLIEHAGLKAADAARLARLKIALAGLPANAGDKYPSDLSGGMVKRAALARALALDPDILFLDEPTAGLDPIGAAAFDQLILTLRDALGLTVFIVTHDLDTIYTITDRIAVLAQKKVLINDTLAAVAATDDAWIREYFHGPRGRAAADAAQASGCEPESTPEQT; translated from the coding sequence GTGAAACGCCCTGGCGAGAACATCATCGAGGTGCGCGGCGTGCGCAACCAGTTCGGTGCCCAGGTGGTGCACGACGGGCTGGACCTGGACGTGCGCCGTGGCGAGATCCTGAGCGTGGTGGGCGGGTCGGGCACCGGCAAGTCGGTCCTGCTGCGCACCATCGTCGGCCTCAACCGGCCGGCGGCGGGCACGGTCAGCGTGTTCGGCGAGGACCTGCTGACGCTGCCACCCGCGCGTCGCAGCGCGGTCGAGCGTCGCTTCGGCGTGCTGTTCCAGAAGGGGGCGCTGTTCTCGTCGCTGACAGTGGCCGAGAACGTGGCGCTGCCGCTGATCGAGCATGCCGGGCTGAAGGCGGCCGATGCCGCGCGGCTGGCGCGGCTCAAGATCGCGCTCGCCGGGCTGCCGGCCAATGCCGGCGACAAGTATCCGTCGGACCTGTCGGGCGGCATGGTCAAGCGCGCGGCGCTGGCGCGCGCGCTGGCGCTCGACCCGGACATCCTGTTCCTCGACGAGCCCACCGCCGGCCTCGACCCGATCGGCGCGGCGGCCTTCGACCAGCTGATCCTCACTTTGCGCGACGCGCTCGGGCTGACGGTGTTCATCGTCACCCACGATCTCGACACCATCTACACCATCACCGACCGCATCGCCGTGCTGGCGCAGAAGAAGGTGCTGATCAACGACACGCTCGCGGCGGTGGCCGCCACCGACGATGCGTGGATCCGCGAATACTTTCACGGGCCGCGCGGCCGTGCCGCTGCGGACGCAGCACAGGCGAGCGGCTGCGAACCCGAATCCACACCGGAGCAAACCTGA
- a CDS encoding ABC transporter ATP-binding protein, translating into MLKATDLRLTFNPGTPIETQALRGMTLEIPTGQFVTVIGSNGAGKSTFLNAVSGEQRVDSGSIEIDGIDMTRQPVWGRARHVARVFQDPLAGTCEDLTIEENMALAKMRGQRRGFSFAVKPALREEFRAQLATLGLGLENRLSDRIGLLSGGQRQAVSLLMAALQPSRLLLLDEHTAALDPRTAAFVLELTVRIVAEHKLTTMMVTHSMRQALDVGQRTVMLHQGRVVLDVSGPDREGLDVHHLLDMFEKVRGEEVDDDALLLS; encoded by the coding sequence ATGTTGAAAGCAACCGACCTGCGCCTGACCTTCAACCCCGGCACGCCGATCGAAACCCAGGCCCTGCGCGGCATGACCCTCGAGATCCCGACCGGACAGTTCGTCACCGTGATCGGCTCCAACGGCGCCGGCAAGTCGACCTTCCTCAACGCCGTCTCGGGCGAGCAGCGTGTCGACAGCGGCAGTATCGAGATCGACGGCATCGACATGACCCGCCAGCCGGTGTGGGGGCGCGCGCGCCATGTGGCGCGGGTGTTCCAGGACCCGCTCGCCGGCACCTGCGAGGACCTGACGATCGAGGAGAACATGGCGCTCGCCAAGATGCGCGGCCAGCGCCGCGGTTTCTCCTTCGCGGTCAAGCCGGCGCTGCGCGAGGAGTTCCGCGCCCAGCTTGCCACGCTCGGCCTCGGCCTGGAGAACCGCCTGTCCGACCGCATCGGCCTGCTCTCCGGTGGCCAGCGCCAGGCGGTGAGCCTGCTGATGGCGGCGCTGCAGCCTTCGCGCCTGTTGCTGCTCGACGAGCACACCGCGGCGCTCGATCCGCGCACCGCCGCCTTCGTGCTGGAGCTGACCGTGCGCATCGTCGCCGAGCACAAGCTCACGACGATGATGGTCACGCATTCGATGCGCCAGGCGCTCGACGTTGGCCAGCGCACCGTGATGCTGCACCAGGGCCGCGTGGTGCTGGATGTCTCCGGCCCCGATCGCGAAGGGCTCGACGTGCATCACCTGCTCGACATGTTCGAGAAGGTGCGCGGCGAGGAGGTCGACGACGATGCGCTGCTGCTGAGCTGA
- a CDS encoding MlaD family protein has protein sequence METRAHHVLIGFFTVLVVGAALLFALWLGKADADKQFQSYDIVFQEAVSGLSKGSTVEFNGIKIGDVSSLRLDPQDPRRVIARVRVDSAAPVRTDTQARLVPAGITGMSIIRLSSGENMASPPLTAASGDEVPVIIATPSPLTKLLADGEDVVLNVNELLIQARELFSADNVDSIGRTLHNLEQATGTIAAEREEISLALRELARASGQANAALVEATKLVGAANRLVDVHGAQTLKSAQQSMAAFERAMLTVDALVSDNRGALDSGVRGVAELGPALAELRDTLASLRAITRQLENRPTDYLLGLEPVKEFTP, from the coding sequence ATGGAAACGCGTGCCCATCACGTGCTGATCGGCTTCTTCACCGTGCTGGTGGTCGGCGCGGCGTTGCTGTTCGCGCTGTGGCTCGGCAAGGCCGACGCCGACAAGCAGTTCCAGAGCTACGACATCGTTTTCCAGGAGGCGGTGAGCGGCCTGTCCAAGGGCAGCACGGTCGAGTTCAACGGCATCAAGATCGGTGACGTCTCCAGCCTGCGGCTGGACCCGCAGGACCCGCGCCGGGTCATCGCCCGCGTGCGCGTCGATAGCGCCGCGCCGGTGCGCACCGACACCCAGGCCCGGCTGGTGCCGGCGGGCATCACCGGGATGTCGATCATCCGCCTGAGCAGCGGCGAGAACATGGCGAGCCCGCCGCTGACCGCCGCATCGGGAGACGAAGTGCCGGTCATCATCGCCACGCCGTCACCGCTGACCAAGCTCCTGGCCGACGGCGAGGACGTGGTGCTGAACGTCAACGAACTGCTGATCCAGGCACGCGAGCTGTTCTCGGCCGACAACGTCGACAGCATCGGCCGCACCCTGCACAACCTGGAACAGGCGACCGGCACGATCGCAGCCGAGCGCGAGGAGATCTCGCTGGCGCTGCGCGAGCTGGCGCGCGCCAGCGGGCAGGCCAACGCCGCACTGGTCGAGGCGACGAAGCTCGTCGGCGCAGCCAACCGGCTGGTGGACGTGCATGGCGCGCAAACACTGAAGAGCGCGCAGCAGTCGATGGCGGCGTTCGAGCGCGCCATGCTGACGGTGGATGCGCTGGTCAGCGACAACCGCGGCGCGCTCGACAGCGGCGTGCGCGGTGTGGCCGAACTCGGCCCGGCACTGGCCGAGCTGCGCGACACGCTGGCCTCGCTGCGCGCCATCACACGTCAGCTCGAGAACAGACCGACCGACTATCTGCTCGGCCTCGAGCCAGTGAAGGAGTTCACGCCATGA
- a CDS encoding HlyD family secretion protein: protein MKNQNRRKTAWILAAGLALAAIVAWSFLRPQDEDGNVVRGNGRIEATEVDVAAKVAGRVQDILVNEGDFVQAGDIVARMDAKALEAQLAQARAEVANAGSARETALAQVAQRKADVAMAEAVLVQRRSELDIARKTSARSQALRADRAISEQVADDNAARVRNAEANISVAHAQIAAAQAGVRAADAQVAQASAAIEAAKAVVARLETEIEDSVLKAPRSGRVQYRVVQPGEVVAGGGKVVSLVDVGDVYMTFFLPEMAAGRVAMGSEARIVLDAAQHYVIPANVSYVASVAQFTPKAVETQSERQKMVFRVKARVDPELLAKYPEQVKTGLPGVAHVRLNDTQPWPETLQVKLP from the coding sequence ATGAAAAACCAAAACAGACGCAAGACAGCATGGATCCTCGCTGCAGGTCTTGCCCTCGCCGCCATCGTCGCGTGGTCATTCCTGCGCCCGCAGGACGAGGACGGCAACGTCGTCCGTGGCAATGGCCGTATCGAAGCCACCGAGGTCGACGTGGCCGCGAAGGTGGCCGGTCGGGTGCAGGACATCCTCGTCAATGAAGGCGACTTCGTGCAGGCCGGCGACATCGTGGCCCGCATGGACGCCAAGGCGCTCGAGGCCCAGCTCGCCCAGGCCCGGGCCGAAGTCGCCAATGCCGGGAGCGCGCGCGAGACCGCGCTCGCCCAGGTCGCCCAGCGCAAGGCCGACGTGGCGATGGCCGAGGCGGTGCTGGTGCAGCGCCGCTCCGAACTCGACATCGCGCGCAAGACCAGCGCGCGCTCGCAGGCCCTGCGCGCCGATCGCGCGATCTCCGAGCAGGTGGCCGACGACAACGCCGCGCGCGTGCGCAACGCCGAGGCCAACATCAGCGTGGCTCACGCCCAGATCGCCGCCGCGCAGGCCGGCGTGCGCGCCGCCGACGCCCAGGTGGCGCAAGCCAGCGCCGCGATCGAGGCGGCCAAGGCCGTCGTCGCCCGGCTGGAAACCGAGATCGAGGACAGCGTGCTGAAGGCGCCGCGCAGCGGTCGCGTGCAGTACCGCGTGGTGCAGCCGGGCGAGGTGGTCGCCGGCGGCGGCAAGGTCGTCAGCCTGGTCGATGTCGGCGACGTGTACATGACCTTCTTCCTGCCCGAGATGGCCGCCGGACGGGTGGCGATGGGCAGCGAGGCGCGCATCGTGCTCGATGCCGCCCAGCACTACGTGATTCCCGCGAACGTGTCCTACGTTGCCAGCGTCGCCCAGTTCACGCCGAAGGCAGTCGAGACCCAGAGCGAGCGCCAGAAGATGGTGTTCCGCGTCAAGGCGCGCGTCGATCCCGAGTTGCTGGCGAAGTACCCCGAGCAGGTCAAGACCGGCCTGCCTGGCGTCGCCCACGTGCGGCTGAACGACACCCAGCCCTGGCCCGAGACGCTGCAGGTGAAGCTGCCGTGA